A genomic segment from Deltaproteobacteria bacterium CG11_big_fil_rev_8_21_14_0_20_49_13 encodes:
- a CDS encoding peptidase S41: MRIRCYKNFRMTRKLLYFIVALGLLVSQRAFALSESGFKNLHIFSKILSQVEKNYVENVNDTELVQNSIRGMLSGLDPHTVYMPPQSYKELRTDTAGKFGGVGVEVWVRGGMLTVVAPIEGSPADRAGLKSGDKIIRIDGKSTRDLDLSQSILQMRGNVGSKMTMTIQRDDPKKTFDVTMTREVIKVPSIRSEVLDKEYGYVKIRSFQERTAKDLKKELDKLRKKNALKGLIIDMRDNPGGLLDQAVEVVDIFINKGVIVTTESRGKEIDRREAHGVATEDISYPIIILVNGGTASASEIVAGAMQDHQRAVALGTQTFGKGSVQTVIEMDDGSALKLTIALYFTPKGRSIQAQGIMPDIIVEDQPPEIAKDEKRGIRERDLPGHLEVPPERIDTREGAKLVTKTGKLDYQKKVALDYLKSWEIFKAGTAPLSRPLPK, encoded by the coding sequence ATGAGAATAAGGTGTTATAAGAACTTTCGTATGACGCGAAAATTATTGTATTTTATCGTTGCCTTGGGGCTTTTGGTTTCGCAAAGGGCTTTTGCCTTATCTGAGAGCGGTTTCAAAAATCTTCACATCTTTTCCAAAATATTGAGCCAGGTCGAAAAGAACTACGTTGAAAATGTGAACGACACGGAACTTGTCCAGAACTCCATTCGCGGAATGCTTTCGGGTCTCGATCCACACACGGTTTACATGCCTCCGCAATCGTACAAGGAGCTTCGCACCGATACCGCAGGTAAGTTCGGCGGAGTTGGCGTTGAGGTCTGGGTAAGGGGAGGAATGCTCACGGTCGTGGCTCCTATAGAAGGCTCGCCGGCGGATAGGGCGGGACTTAAGAGCGGTGATAAGATAATCAGGATCGACGGTAAATCTACAAGGGACCTCGATCTTTCCCAGTCGATACTTCAGATGCGCGGTAATGTCGGTTCAAAGATGACGATGACTATCCAGCGCGACGACCCCAAAAAGACATTCGATGTAACGATGACGCGTGAGGTGATAAAGGTTCCCAGTATCCGTTCCGAAGTTCTCGATAAGGAATACGGATATGTGAAGATCAGAAGTTTTCAGGAACGAACGGCAAAGGACCTGAAGAAGGAGCTGGATAAATTAAGAAAGAAGAACGCTCTTAAGGGCCTTATCATAGATATGCGCGATAACCCCGGCGGTCTTTTAGATCAGGCGGTAGAGGTGGTAGATATATTCATCAACAAGGGGGTTATCGTCACAACGGAGAGTCGCGGAAAAGAGATAGACAGAAGGGAGGCTCACGGTGTCGCCACCGAGGATATTTCTTATCCCATAATAATACTTGTCAACGGCGGTACCGCATCGGCATCAGAGATTGTGGCCGGAGCCATGCAGGACCATCAGCGCGCGGTTGCGCTGGGGACGCAAACGTTCGGCAAGGGGAGCGTGCAAACGGTGATAGAGATGGATGACGGAAGCGCACTCAAGCTTACCATCGCGCTCTATTTCACGCCAAAGGGCCGCTCTATCCAGGCCCAAGGCATCATGCCCGATATAATCGTAGAGGATCAGCCCCCCGAGATTGCAAAAGATGAAAAGAGGGGGATACGTGAACGCGACCTTCCCGGTCACCTAGAGGTTCCGCCGGAACGTATTGATACGAGAGAAGGCGCCAAGCTCGTTACCAAGACCGGCAAATTAGACTATCAAAAGAAGGTGGCGCTCGATTATCTCAAGAGCTGGGAAATATTCAAGGCAGGCACCGCC
- a CDS encoding glutamate racemase: protein MHRSIGIFDSGVGGLTVFSAVRKALPHESLIYLGDTARVPYGTKSAETVIKYSIQNTHFLAQRGIKALVVACNTSSAYSLPFLRKEVDVPVIGVIDPGARAALSASKSKRIGVIGTPATINSNAYARSLKELDPDVLVVSQACPLFVPLVEEGWLDGDVTESVARTYLDSFKKEKTDTLILGCTHYPFLKGVIQKVVGDEVTLIDSAEAAAEALRVELEKEGLLVAPNAEAEYHLYVTDLPARFESVAMNFLGRNIPAVRRIEL from the coding sequence ATGCACAGATCAATAGGCATATTCGATTCCGGGGTGGGGGGACTCACCGTTTTTTCTGCGGTGAGGAAGGCGCTTCCCCATGAATCTCTTATCTATTTAGGCGATACGGCACGCGTTCCATACGGGACAAAGTCGGCCGAAACGGTCATAAAATATTCGATACAAAACACCCATTTTCTTGCGCAAAGGGGCATCAAGGCGCTCGTTGTCGCCTGCAATACATCTTCTGCGTACAGCCTTCCGTTCCTCAGGAAGGAGGTCGATGTCCCCGTGATAGGCGTTATCGACCCGGGCGCAAGGGCGGCCCTTAGCGCCAGCAAGTCAAAGCGTATAGGCGTCATCGGCACACCGGCAACTATCAACAGCAATGCATATGCGCGGTCATTAAAAGAGCTCGATCCCGATGTTCTCGTGGTGAGTCAGGCGTGTCCGCTCTTTGTGCCACTCGTGGAAGAGGGCTGGCTCGATGGTGATGTGACCGAATCGGTCGCAAGGACCTACTTAGATTCCTTCAAGAAGGAAAAGACAGACACCCTGATCCTTGGGTGCACCCACTATCCGTTTCTTAAAGGGGTCATTCAAAAGGTGGTAGGAGACGAGGTTACGTTGATCGATTCTGCCGAGGCGGCGGCCGAGGCCCTAAGGGTCGAGCTTGAGAAAGAAGGACTTCTTGTAGCGCCTAACGCAGAGGCGGAATATCATCTGTATGTGACCGACCTTCCCGCACGCTTTGAATCCGTTGCCATGAACTTTTTGGGAAGAAATATACCGGCGGTAAGAAGGATCGAACTATAA